Proteins from one Bradyrhizobium amphicarpaeae genomic window:
- a CDS encoding CaiB/BaiF CoA transferase family protein, which translates to MTTATGPLSGIRVLDLTSVLFGPYAAQMLGDWGADIIKVEPPAGDTWRYTGVFRNRGMSGQFMAVNRNKRSLALDLKHPDGKAALARLIPTVDALVTNVRPAAMARIGFGYEACAKLNPRLIYAAATGFGQDGPWAARPAFDEIIQAASGLASSIGSDEEPAFVPSLIGDKICAMAMVGAVSAALFRRERTGQGQMVEVPMLETIAGFNSIEMLGGHAFDPPIGPTGYKRMKNRRPVRTKDGWLTMLPYSGDNWCAFFEAVGRPELSDELGVRDPVLRSQNIDKIYDRMSEIGPTRTTAEWEELLLRLDVPHTAFARLTEIGEQPHLAAVGLFAEIDHPTEGRIRQARPATKFSESPAGIHRMAPRLGEHSREVLREAGLSDAEIQAAVDSKAVGVAS; encoded by the coding sequence ATGACGACAGCAACCGGTCCCCTCAGCGGCATCCGCGTTCTCGACCTGACGAGCGTGCTGTTCGGTCCCTATGCCGCGCAGATGCTCGGCGATTGGGGCGCCGACATCATCAAGGTCGAACCGCCCGCTGGCGACACCTGGCGCTACACCGGCGTGTTCCGAAACCGCGGCATGAGCGGGCAGTTCATGGCCGTGAACCGCAACAAGCGCAGCCTCGCGCTGGATCTGAAGCATCCGGACGGCAAGGCGGCGCTGGCCAGGCTGATTCCGACGGTCGATGCGCTCGTCACCAATGTGCGGCCCGCGGCGATGGCGCGGATCGGTTTCGGTTACGAGGCCTGCGCGAAGCTCAACCCGCGGCTGATCTATGCCGCGGCGACCGGCTTCGGACAGGACGGCCCGTGGGCTGCGCGCCCCGCCTTCGACGAGATCATCCAGGCCGCCTCGGGCCTCGCATCGTCGATCGGATCGGACGAGGAACCGGCCTTCGTCCCGAGCCTGATCGGCGACAAGATCTGCGCGATGGCGATGGTCGGCGCAGTCTCTGCGGCCTTGTTCCGGCGTGAGCGCACCGGGCAGGGCCAGATGGTCGAGGTGCCGATGCTTGAAACCATCGCCGGCTTCAACAGCATCGAGATGCTCGGAGGCCACGCCTTCGATCCGCCGATCGGCCCGACCGGCTACAAGCGGATGAAGAACCGGCGCCCGGTGCGGACCAAGGACGGCTGGCTGACCATGCTGCCCTATTCCGGGGACAATTGGTGCGCCTTCTTCGAGGCCGTCGGTCGTCCCGAGTTGAGCGACGAGCTCGGTGTGCGCGATCCCGTGTTGCGCTCGCAGAACATCGACAAGATCTACGACCGCATGAGCGAGATCGGGCCGACCCGCACCACCGCGGAGTGGGAGGAATTGCTGCTGCGGCTCGACGTGCCGCACACGGCGTTCGCCAGGCTCACCGAGATCGGCGAGCAGCCGCATCTCGCCGCGGTCGGTCTGTTTGCAGAGATCGATCATCCCACCGAGGGACGGATCAGGCAGGCGCGCCCCGCGACCAAATTCTCGGAAAGCCCGGCCGGCATCCATCGCATGGCGCCGCGCCTTGGCGAGCACTCGCGCGAGGTGCTGCGCGAGGCGGGCCTGAGCGATGCTGAAATCCAGGCTGCGGTCGACAGCAAGGCGGTCGGGGTCGCGTCGTAA
- a CDS encoding class I SAM-dependent methyltransferase — MSDTDKVFAGSIPRIYDEYLVPMIFSVYAEDIAKRVASRVPAVLLEIAAGTGAVTRAVAAALPPGVRYVATDLNEPMLAVAAQRQANDDRIAWRQADAMALPFVDAEFDVVCCQFGAMFFPDRVKAYGEVKRVLKPDGTFVFNVWDRIEDNVVTHEATIALAKMFPDDPPRFMVRTPHGYYDKSLIKSDLERAGFRDISIETRSETSRAPTPEYVALALCQGTPLRGEIEARDAGKLQAATDIVAEAIRTLHGSGAVDGRIQAIVIEARA; from the coding sequence ATGTCCGACACTGACAAGGTTTTCGCCGGCTCGATTCCGAGAATCTACGACGAGTATCTCGTGCCGATGATCTTCTCCGTCTATGCGGAGGACATCGCGAAGCGCGTCGCCTCCCGCGTTCCCGCCGTGCTGCTGGAGATCGCCGCGGGCACCGGCGCCGTGACGCGCGCCGTGGCCGCGGCACTGCCGCCCGGCGTTCGTTATGTTGCGACCGACCTCAACGAGCCCATGCTCGCCGTTGCCGCCCAACGCCAAGCCAACGACGATCGCATCGCCTGGCGACAGGCGGACGCCATGGCCCTGCCCTTCGTTGACGCCGAGTTCGACGTGGTCTGCTGCCAATTCGGCGCGATGTTCTTTCCGGACCGCGTCAAGGCTTACGGAGAGGTCAAGCGCGTCCTGAAGCCGGATGGCACGTTCGTGTTCAACGTCTGGGACCGCATCGAGGACAATGTGGTCACCCACGAGGCGACAATCGCCCTCGCCAAGATGTTCCCCGACGATCCGCCGCGTTTCATGGTTCGCACGCCGCACGGCTACTACGACAAGAGCCTCATCAAGAGTGATCTCGAACGCGCAGGCTTCCGCGACATCTCGATCGAGACGCGATCCGAAACGAGCCGCGCGCCCACTCCCGAATACGTCGCGCTCGCGCTCTGCCAGGGCACGCCGCTGCGCGGCGAGATCGAGGCAAGGGATGCCGGCAAGCTTCAGGCCGCGACTGACATCGTTGCCGAGGCGATCCGGACCCTGCATGGATCCGGAGCGGTTGACGGCAGGATTCAGGCGATCGTGATCGAAGCGCGGGCGTAG
- a CDS encoding L,D-transpeptidase codes for MKDLMTTAQSSTAMRRWRLPGLVALAAVAVIAAAPPADAAKQARQPAEAVAQRQAGEPIMAIVSIKSQQVTFYDADGWILRAPVSTGTTGRETPAGVFAIVEKDKDHRSTMYDDAWMPNMQRITWNGIALHGGPLPGYAASHGCVRMPFGFAEGLFDKTYIGMRVIISPHDTVPTEFSHPSLFVPKPEAIAAAPGRADKLSAEADEATRAADEAKKAASVAAKEASSLPAALRKLEQQKARADAELAFADKSLAKAKTDQARAKAEELKQKAETKAADAATQLDAAKAAAQPKRDAVAATKDAAKAAAVRKTEAVKAATDAKLAGEPVSVYISRSTQKLYVRRNTHKPAPDGGGEVFDTSIEVPVTIRNPEQPLGTHIFTAMAKSDKGLRWSVVTIENGDEARNALDRITIPQDVWDRIGPTALPRSSIIISDEPLSAETNYRTEFVAVLSDQPQGGFITRKPTAPAMIASDDGWDNGGNGFGFFYQRDPYVQPANPRRQRGQYQYYQSTQPMQRSWW; via the coding sequence ATGAAAGACCTGATGACGACGGCGCAATCCTCCACGGCGATGCGGCGTTGGCGGCTCCCCGGACTTGTTGCGCTCGCGGCAGTGGCCGTCATCGCGGCGGCGCCGCCGGCCGACGCGGCCAAGCAGGCGCGCCAACCGGCCGAGGCGGTCGCGCAGCGGCAGGCCGGCGAGCCGATCATGGCGATCGTGTCGATCAAGAGCCAGCAGGTCACCTTCTACGATGCCGATGGCTGGATCCTGCGCGCGCCGGTTTCGACCGGCACCACGGGGCGCGAGACGCCGGCCGGCGTCTTCGCCATCGTCGAGAAGGACAAGGACCACCGCTCGACCATGTATGACGATGCCTGGATGCCGAACATGCAGCGCATCACCTGGAACGGTATCGCGCTGCATGGCGGACCGCTGCCCGGCTATGCCGCCTCGCACGGCTGCGTGCGGATGCCGTTCGGCTTCGCCGAGGGCCTGTTCGACAAGACGTATATCGGGATGCGGGTGATCATCTCGCCGCACGACACGGTTCCGACCGAGTTCTCGCACCCCTCGCTATTCGTGCCGAAGCCGGAGGCCATCGCGGCCGCGCCCGGCCGGGCCGACAAGCTGTCCGCCGAGGCCGACGAGGCGACGAGGGCTGCCGACGAGGCCAAGAAGGCTGCTTCAGTCGCCGCGAAGGAAGCTTCCTCGCTCCCTGCCGCGCTGCGTAAGCTGGAGCAGCAGAAGGCCCGCGCCGATGCCGAGCTCGCCTTCGCCGACAAGTCGCTCGCGAAGGCCAAGACTGATCAAGCCCGCGCCAAGGCCGAGGAGTTGAAGCAGAAGGCGGAGACCAAGGCCGCCGACGCGGCGACGCAGCTGGACGCCGCCAAGGCCGCCGCGCAGCCGAAGCGCGACGCCGTGGCCGCGACCAAGGACGCCGCCAAGGCCGCTGCGGTCAGGAAGACCGAGGCCGTCAAGGCAGCGACCGACGCGAAGCTCGCGGGTGAACCTGTCTCCGTCTACATCAGCCGCTCGACGCAAAAGCTCTACGTGCGGCGAAACACGCACAAGCCGGCGCCCGACGGCGGCGGCGAGGTGTTCGACACCAGCATCGAGGTGCCCGTCACGATCCGCAATCCCGAGCAGCCGCTCGGCACGCATATCTTCACGGCGATGGCGAAGTCCGATAAGGGCCTGCGCTGGAGCGTGGTCACGATCGAGAACGGCGACGAGGCCCGCAACGCGCTCGACCGCATCACCATCCCGCAGGACGTGTGGGATCGCATTGGGCCGACCGCGTTGCCGCGCTCTTCGATCATTATCTCGGACGAGCCGCTGAGCGCCGAGACCAATTACCGGACCGAGTTCGTCGCGGTGTTGAGCGACCAGCCCCAAGGCGGCTTCATCACGCGCAAGCCGACCGCACCTGCCATGATCGCCAGCGACGACGGCTGGGACAATGGCGGCAACGGCTTCGGCTTCTTCTACCAGCGCGACCCCTACGTACAGCCGGCCAATCCGCGCCGGCAGCGCGGCCAGTACCAATATTATCAGTCGACGCAGCCGATGCAGCGAAGCTGGTGGTAA
- a CDS encoding ABC transporter ATP-binding protein has protein sequence MLEVRDLHAYYGKSHILQGVDLDVGAGEVVSLLGRNGVGRSTTVKAIMGEVAPQGTIRFKGKDIVGLPSYKIARLGLGYVPEHRDIFPSLTVRQNLLLGIKDTRRPGKWRMQDMLDMFPNLAARADTAAGVLSGGEKQMLTTCRTLMGDPDLIMIDEPTEGLAPLIVQQVGDLIARIAQAGVAILLVEQKLSIALRISKRVYIMGHGRVVFEGTPDELKANAAVRQEWLEV, from the coding sequence ATGCTCGAGGTCAGGGATCTCCACGCCTATTATGGCAAGAGCCACATCCTGCAGGGCGTCGATCTCGACGTCGGCGCCGGCGAAGTCGTGAGCCTGCTCGGCCGCAACGGCGTCGGCCGGTCGACGACGGTCAAGGCCATCATGGGCGAGGTCGCGCCGCAGGGGACGATCCGCTTCAAGGGCAAGGACATCGTCGGCCTGCCGAGCTACAAGATCGCGCGGCTCGGGCTCGGCTATGTGCCCGAACATCGCGATATCTTTCCGAGCCTCACGGTTCGGCAGAACCTCCTGCTCGGCATCAAGGATACGCGCCGGCCCGGCAAGTGGCGGATGCAGGACATGCTCGACATGTTCCCCAATCTCGCCGCGCGCGCCGATACGGCCGCGGGCGTGCTGTCCGGTGGCGAAAAGCAGATGTTGACGACGTGCCGGACACTGATGGGTGATCCCGATCTGATCATGATCGATGAACCCACCGAAGGCCTCGCGCCGCTGATCGTTCAGCAGGTCGGTGATCTCATCGCGCGGATCGCGCAGGCGGGCGTTGCCATTCTGCTGGTCGAGCAGAAGCTGTCGATTGCGCTCCGCATCTCCAAGCGCGTCTACATCATGGGCCACGGCCGCGTCGTGTTCGAGGGCACGCCGGACGAGCTCAAGGCAAATGCCGCCGTGCGGCAGGAATGGCTCGAGGTCTGA
- a CDS encoding ABC transporter substrate-binding protein produces MPGKQLVRGAVALFAVLSAASAAVAGNYDTGATDNSVKLGQTMPYSGPASAYSAIGRAEIAYFKMLNDKGGINGRKIELLSMDDGYSPAKTVEQVRRLAESDEVLAMFSMLGTGPNIAAQKYLNAKKIPQLFPSSGASRWNDPQHFPWTTGSQPTYRTEGRIYAKWILANKPNAKIAVITPNEDPGRDYLAGFKEGLGEHVNQIVSEATYETSDPTVDSQIVKFKAAGADVIFNECTPKFAAQAIKKMAELGWKPQIILPAVSNSVGSVLVPAGLENSVGIVTGAFLKDPGDPRWENDAGMKAWREWMKTYNSGADPADIFNVTGYTMAQIMELVLQRSGNDLTRANLMKQTQSFKDVELPMLLPGIKLNTSAEQVTPIRQLQMARFNGKSWELFGDVIGE; encoded by the coding sequence ATGCCGGGAAAACAACTGGTCCGTGGAGCTGTTGCTCTATTTGCAGTCCTGAGCGCCGCTTCGGCTGCGGTTGCCGGGAACTACGACACCGGCGCCACCGACAACTCCGTCAAGCTCGGACAGACCATGCCGTATTCGGGGCCGGCCTCCGCCTATTCCGCGATCGGCCGGGCTGAAATCGCTTACTTCAAGATGCTCAACGACAAGGGCGGCATCAACGGCCGCAAGATCGAACTGCTCAGCATGGACGACGGCTACTCGCCCGCGAAGACGGTCGAGCAGGTCAGGCGCCTCGCCGAGAGCGACGAGGTGCTGGCGATGTTCTCGATGCTCGGCACCGGCCCGAACATCGCGGCCCAGAAATACCTCAACGCCAAGAAGATCCCGCAGCTGTTTCCGTCGAGCGGCGCCAGCCGCTGGAACGATCCGCAGCATTTCCCCTGGACCACCGGCTCGCAGCCGACCTACCGGACCGAGGGGCGGATCTACGCCAAATGGATCCTTGCCAACAAGCCAAACGCGAAGATCGCGGTGATCACGCCGAACGAGGATCCCGGCCGCGACTATCTCGCGGGCTTCAAGGAAGGGCTCGGGGAACACGTCAACCAGATCGTGTCGGAAGCGACCTATGAAACCTCGGATCCGACCGTCGACTCCCAGATCGTCAAATTCAAGGCCGCCGGCGCCGACGTCATTTTCAACGAATGTACGCCGAAGTTCGCTGCGCAGGCGATCAAGAAAATGGCCGAGCTCGGCTGGAAACCGCAGATCATCCTTCCCGCCGTCTCGAATTCCGTCGGCTCGGTCCTGGTGCCGGCGGGGCTCGAAAATTCCGTCGGCATCGTCACCGGCGCCTTCCTGAAAGATCCCGGCGATCCGCGCTGGGAGAACGATGCCGGCATGAAGGCCTGGCGGGAATGGATGAAGACCTACAATTCCGGAGCCGATCCCGCCGACATCTTCAACGTCACCGGCTACACCATGGCGCAGATCATGGAGCTGGTGCTGCAACGCTCCGGCAACGATCTGACGCGCGCGAACCTGATGAAGCAGACGCAGTCTTTCAAGGACGTCGAGCTGCCGATGCTGCTGCCGGGCATCAAGCTCAACACCTCTGCGGAACAGGTGACGCCGATCCGCCAATTGCAGATGGCGCGCTTCAACGGGAAGTCCTGGGAGCTGTTCGGCGACGTCATCGGCGAATAG